A stretch of the Sulfurospirillum sp. UCH001 genome encodes the following:
- a CDS encoding EamA family transporter produces MPFKYILLALSVVAIWGINFVVIQVALKEIPPLMLTFLRFFFAAFPAVFFLKRPQNTSWKMLFYYSLTMFVLDFSLLFSGMYVGVSSGIASLSLQTQVFFTAILAVIFLKEKMSLPKIVGATVAFSGIVFVGFHTGGDVNLLGLVLVEGAALSWAMGNLFSKQIGKVDMLSLVVWGSLLSLPFLLGLSFVLEVDYWKVETFRHLSWLSIGSIAYLVYPVTLFGFAIWSFLLSRYPATTVAPFTLLVPVFGFSSSALLVGEALPSWKLIAAFLIVSGLIINLYGERFFKKEK; encoded by the coding sequence ATGCCTTTTAAATACATTTTACTAGCACTCAGTGTCGTGGCTATTTGGGGGATTAATTTTGTGGTCATTCAAGTCGCACTTAAAGAGATACCACCCTTAATGCTGACATTTTTGCGTTTCTTTTTTGCCGCTTTTCCTGCGGTCTTTTTTCTCAAACGTCCTCAAAATACCTCATGGAAAATGCTTTTTTATTACTCTTTAACCATGTTTGTACTTGATTTTTCGCTTCTTTTTTCAGGCATGTACGTAGGAGTAAGCTCTGGTATTGCATCGCTCAGTCTTCAAACGCAAGTCTTTTTTACCGCCATTTTAGCCGTTATTTTTTTGAAAGAAAAAATGAGTTTACCTAAAATAGTCGGTGCGACAGTCGCTTTTTCAGGCATCGTTTTTGTAGGGTTTCATACGGGAGGCGATGTTAATTTACTAGGCTTAGTTCTGGTAGAAGGAGCCGCACTCTCATGGGCCATGGGCAATCTTTTTTCAAAACAGATTGGTAAAGTTGATATGCTTAGTCTTGTGGTATGGGGAAGCTTACTCTCCCTTCCTTTTTTGTTGGGACTTTCGTTTGTATTGGAAGTTGATTATTGGAAAGTTGAAACGTTTAGACATCTTTCATGGCTAAGCATTGGTTCTATCGCGTATTTGGTTTATCCTGTGACACTCTTTGGCTTTGCCATTTGGAGTTTTTTACTCAGTCGCTATCCTGCTACAACCGTAGCGCCTTTTACACTGCTAGTCCCTGTTTTTGGCTTCTCTTCTTCGGCTCTTTTAGTAGGTGAAGCGCTTCCAAGTTGGAAGCTTATCGCTGCTTTTTTAATCGTTTCAGGATTGATCATCAATCTTTATGGGGAGCGTTTTTTTAAAAAAGAGAAGTAG
- a CDS encoding HD domain-containing phosphohydrolase, whose protein sequence is MSVSKRIKYFKQIAILLTFFWTLLTTIFVVYQFYNEEKHIEESSLEKIKGVAEQSVAFVYWAYEQKARALSDEQKYSIRSNFSLKELLSVLAKHSDMELDIASISKDLHAFPLKPTIKKALTQMKESEEDRFALFEKEGEKHLFYVKPMPANNACIMCHVHNDKKVGELIGYTTLEMKVPTFKEANPQTFYFLIGTYLGTWLLGLFAIWWIHARGRNYLNEKTKMYEESMYALIDMVEKRDSYTAGHSQRVAEYSKMLVMEMGYSGDDVDFIYKAGMLHDIGKIEIPDAILLKPDKLNEMEYSLIKRHSTASYELLSREPFSLLSTVVLHHHERYDGGGYPNGLKAEQIPFFSQVITVADAFDAMTTNRAYRKSLSREEALAILEEESGKQFHPFIVKIAKEVFADVKLPEHTTQMPKDLLEEMRFSYYFRDQLTGFYNINYLKFVFTHARDCQYRMLRIDHLNCTNFATYNKKYGWKKGDEFLCLIAKTIQSIYPEAIIVRAYSDNFLVLHMKENERNYAVVDQLLSQYGLVMQYQHIELDTNETLTLEILEDKLLHLENEV, encoded by the coding sequence ATGTCAGTCAGTAAACGAATAAAGTACTTTAAACAAATTGCTATTTTATTAACGTTCTTTTGGACGCTCCTTACAACAATCTTTGTTGTCTATCAATTTTACAATGAAGAAAAACATATTGAAGAGAGTTCGCTAGAAAAGATAAAAGGCGTTGCTGAACAGTCAGTAGCATTTGTTTATTGGGCATATGAGCAAAAAGCCAGAGCGCTCAGTGATGAACAAAAGTACAGTATTCGTAGTAATTTTTCTCTCAAAGAACTTCTTTCCGTTCTCGCAAAACACAGTGATATGGAGCTAGACATCGCTTCTATCTCTAAAGATTTGCACGCATTTCCTCTCAAACCGACGATTAAAAAAGCATTGACACAGATGAAAGAGTCTGAAGAAGATCGTTTTGCATTGTTTGAAAAAGAGGGAGAAAAGCATCTTTTTTATGTCAAACCTATGCCTGCAAATAATGCGTGCATTATGTGCCATGTGCATAATGATAAAAAAGTTGGCGAGCTTATAGGTTATACAACATTGGAAATGAAGGTTCCAACCTTTAAAGAAGCCAACCCTCAAACCTTTTATTTTCTTATTGGAACCTATCTTGGAACATGGCTTCTTGGGCTTTTTGCTATATGGTGGATTCATGCCAGGGGACGTAACTATCTGAATGAAAAAACAAAAATGTATGAAGAGAGTATGTATGCGCTGATCGATATGGTAGAAAAACGTGACAGCTATACTGCAGGACACAGTCAAAGAGTTGCAGAATACTCAAAAATGCTGGTTATGGAAATGGGGTATAGCGGTGATGATGTTGACTTTATCTATAAAGCGGGCATGCTTCACGACATCGGTAAAATTGAAATTCCTGATGCTATTTTATTAAAGCCCGATAAGCTGAATGAAATGGAATACTCTTTAATCAAACGTCACTCTACGGCAAGTTATGAATTACTCTCACGAGAGCCTTTTTCTTTGTTGTCAACGGTTGTTTTACATCATCATGAACGCTATGATGGAGGAGGCTATCCTAATGGCTTAAAAGCAGAACAAATTCCTTTCTTCTCTCAGGTTATTACGGTTGCAGATGCATTTGATGCGATGACCACCAATAGGGCATACCGAAAAAGTTTAAGTCGTGAAGAAGCGCTTGCCATTTTAGAAGAAGAGAGTGGCAAACAGTTTCATCCGTTTATTGTAAAAATCGCTAAAGAGGTTTTTGCAGATGTGAAGCTTCCTGAACATACAACGCAAATGCCAAAAGATCTACTAGAAGAGATGCGTTTTTCATACTACTTCCGTGATCAACTGACAGGCTTTTACAATATAAACTATCTTAAATTTGTTTTCACACATGCAAGAGATTGTCAGTATAGAATGCTTCGTATCGATCATCTTAACTGCACTAATTTTGCCACGTATAATAAAAAATACGGTTGGAAAAAAGGTGATGAATTCTTATGCTTAATTGCAAAAACCATTCAATCTATTTATCCAGAAGCAATTATTGTCAGAGCTTATAGTGATAATTTTTTAGTGTTACATATGAAAGAAAACGAACGAAATTATGCTGTTGTAGATCAATTATTGAGTCAGTATGGTTTGGTAATGCAGTATCAACACATCGAACTTGATACGAATGAAACATTAACACTAGAAATTTTAGAAGATAAACTACTTCATTTAGAGAACGAGGTATAA
- a CDS encoding molybdopterin-dependent oxidoreductase — protein MRFTTCPLDCFDGCSIAVSKDLKLKGNKSHPITQGYLCHHLNHYHTFERIEEARYLGQSIKINDALAILSEKLRTYEPSRTLYFKGSGNLGVMQGVTKRFFAEHKAVLASGSLCDEAGDAGISEGRGANLCLSPLHVKDAEVVILWGRNPSVTNSHMLPSLKGKTLIVIDPVKIDLALNAALHIQIKPRGDLYLALLLCRLVAMEEMEDQTFLQERTLNYKDYLEFINGIPMRKLLDKSHVNLDEVGELLHLVKGKKVSILVGIGVQKYSFGHSVLRAIDAFGAMLGLFGKKGCGVGYLSNSGFGFTSPFKVNAKTEPLPIVNFGKYDLVFIQGGNPLNQMPCTSKVKEGLHKAKCVVYFGLHENETSSKADLVIPALSFLEKEDLKLSYGHPFIGRMPKLVDGKGGISEYALTQALLSSFGYEALASEESIIEGVIASNSSEKDGFLISKTYEEYPYEKTFYTKSGKFEFLEEFDDDFDDEEGFFLIAAKQNKSLNSQFVTDDYLYVPLCLGLEQEERVRLTNRYGSAEYSVMPSDKLRDDCLLLYSGAKNANQLTPYAMSQEGNCATYQEMKVKLEKVQ, from the coding sequence ATGCGTTTTACTACTTGTCCGTTAGATTGTTTTGATGGGTGCAGCATTGCTGTGAGCAAAGATCTTAAACTCAAAGGCAATAAATCTCACCCTATCACACAAGGCTACCTCTGTCATCATCTCAACCACTACCATACGTTTGAACGCATTGAAGAAGCCCGTTATTTAGGGCAAAGTATCAAAATAAATGATGCTTTAGCGATTTTGAGTGAAAAATTACGCACGTATGAGCCATCTCGTACACTCTATTTTAAAGGAAGCGGAAATTTAGGTGTTATGCAAGGCGTAACGAAGCGTTTTTTTGCAGAGCACAAAGCGGTTTTAGCATCTGGTTCACTTTGCGATGAAGCAGGAGATGCTGGAATATCTGAGGGAAGAGGTGCAAATTTATGCCTTTCTCCTTTGCACGTAAAAGATGCTGAAGTGGTGATATTGTGGGGGCGGAATCCCAGTGTGACCAATTCGCATATGCTCCCTTCTTTAAAAGGCAAAACACTCATCGTCATTGACCCTGTTAAAATTGACTTAGCTCTCAATGCAGCACTTCATATTCAGATAAAGCCACGAGGCGATTTGTATTTAGCGCTTTTGCTGTGTCGTTTGGTTGCGATGGAAGAGATGGAAGATCAAACGTTTTTACAAGAGCGTACGCTTAATTACAAAGATTATTTAGAGTTTATCAATGGTATTCCGATGCGAAAACTCCTTGATAAATCGCATGTAAATTTAGATGAAGTAGGAGAACTGTTACATCTGGTTAAAGGCAAAAAAGTCTCTATTTTGGTAGGCATTGGTGTTCAAAAATACAGCTTTGGACACAGTGTGCTACGTGCCATAGATGCATTTGGCGCTATGTTAGGACTATTTGGGAAAAAAGGCTGTGGCGTGGGGTATCTTTCCAACAGCGGTTTTGGATTTACCTCTCCATTTAAAGTCAATGCTAAAACAGAGCCTTTGCCTATCGTCAACTTTGGTAAGTATGATCTTGTATTTATCCAAGGAGGCAACCCTCTAAATCAAATGCCATGTACTTCAAAAGTCAAAGAAGGTCTTCATAAAGCAAAATGTGTGGTTTACTTTGGTTTACATGAAAATGAGACATCTTCAAAAGCAGATTTGGTCATTCCTGCTCTTAGCTTTTTAGAAAAAGAAGATCTAAAACTGAGCTATGGACATCCTTTTATAGGGCGTATGCCAAAGCTCGTTGATGGCAAAGGCGGAATAAGTGAATACGCCTTAACACAGGCACTTCTCTCATCTTTTGGCTATGAAGCATTGGCAAGTGAAGAGAGCATTATTGAAGGTGTAATTGCTTCCAATAGTAGTGAAAAAGATGGCTTTTTAATCTCGAAAACGTATGAAGAGTACCCTTATGAGAAGACCTTTTATACAAAAAGTGGTAAGTTTGAATTTTTAGAGGAGTTTGACGACGATTTTGACGACGAAGAGGGCTTTTTTCTGATTGCTGCTAAGCAAAATAAATCGCTTAACTCACAGTTTGTGACCGATGATTATCTTTATGTTCCTCTGTGTTTAGGACTTGAACAAGAAGAACGTGTAAGACTTACAAATCGCTATGGAAGTGCTGAATACTCAGTGATGCCAAGTGATAAATTACGAGATGATTGTTTATTGCTCTACAGTGGTGCAAAAAATGCAAATCAATTGACTCCTTATGCGATGAGCCAAGAGGGCAACTGTGCTACATACCAAGAAATGAAAGTGAAATTGGAAAAGGTACAATGA
- a CDS encoding ammonium transporter yields the protein MRSKLLSLATLLPVSALWAAEEAATEAAEAAEKVLTLDVGNTAWVLTATALVMLMTPAGLALFYGGMSRSKNLLNTIAMSVMGYVVAAVVWVVAGYTLAFGTDIGGVIGFDSLFLSGIKVTDLWATGSIPVLLFVAFQMTFAGITVALASGAVIERLKFSTWIVFAAMWIIAVYAPIAHWVWGGGFLSKLGVLDFAGGTVVHINAGVAGLVVALMLGKRADFGKAMFPSSVTLTVLGASMLWFGWFGFNAGSELGADGIAASAFLVTNTAAAVAALSWMVIEYITYKKFTLLGIASGIVAGLVAITPAAGFVDTGASLIIGAVAGIVAFYGVNGLKKALKYDDSLDAFGIHGVAGIWGAIATGIFANPEVNELGTGLLYGNAEQVMIQIEGVVVTIIYTAIASAIVFKIASILTGGGRVSADAESQGLDEVEHGEKAFNLR from the coding sequence ATGAGAAGTAAACTACTCTCACTTGCAACATTGTTGCCTGTATCAGCATTGTGGGCTGCAGAAGAAGCGGCTACTGAAGCGGCAGAGGCTGCTGAAAAAGTGTTAACCCTTGACGTAGGAAATACTGCGTGGGTTTTAACAGCAACTGCATTAGTTATGCTGATGACACCAGCAGGATTGGCACTTTTTTATGGCGGTATGTCTCGCTCTAAAAACTTACTCAACACAATTGCAATGAGCGTGATGGGTTATGTTGTCGCTGCCGTTGTGTGGGTCGTCGCAGGTTATACCTTAGCATTTGGTACAGATATAGGTGGTGTTATCGGTTTTGATAGCCTCTTTCTTAGTGGTATCAAGGTAACAGACCTTTGGGCGACAGGTAGCATTCCTGTACTTCTTTTTGTTGCATTCCAGATGACATTTGCGGGCATTACCGTAGCACTTGCAAGTGGTGCTGTTATCGAAAGATTGAAGTTTTCAACATGGATCGTTTTTGCCGCGATGTGGATTATCGCAGTCTATGCGCCTATCGCTCACTGGGTATGGGGTGGCGGATTTTTATCAAAGCTTGGTGTTCTTGACTTTGCGGGTGGTACGGTTGTTCACATCAACGCAGGTGTAGCTGGCTTAGTGGTAGCACTTATGTTAGGTAAACGTGCAGATTTTGGTAAAGCGATGTTCCCATCTTCTGTAACACTCACCGTTCTAGGCGCTAGTATGTTATGGTTTGGATGGTTCGGATTTAACGCTGGTAGTGAGTTAGGTGCAGATGGTATTGCAGCAAGTGCATTCCTTGTAACCAACACAGCAGCAGCAGTTGCAGCGCTTTCTTGGATGGTTATCGAGTACATTACCTATAAAAAGTTTACATTGCTTGGTATCGCTTCTGGTATCGTAGCAGGCTTGGTTGCGATTACTCCAGCGGCAGGTTTTGTTGACACAGGTGCTTCACTTATCATCGGTGCGGTTGCAGGTATCGTAGCGTTTTACGGTGTAAATGGCTTGAAAAAAGCACTCAAATACGATGACTCTTTAGATGCATTTGGTATCCATGGTGTTGCTGGTATCTGGGGTGCGATTGCAACCGGTATCTTTGCAAACCCAGAGGTCAATGAGTTAGGTACTGGTTTATTGTACGGAAACGCTGAACAAGTTATGATTCAAATTGAAGGTGTAGTGGTGACTATCATCTATACAGCGATTGCTTCAGCTATCGTCTTTAAAATTGCTTCTATCCTAACAGGTGGCGGAAGAGTAAGTGCGGATGCAGAATCACAAGGTCTTGATGAAGTAGAACACGGCGAAAAAGCCTTCAACTTAAGATAA
- a CDS encoding LysE family translocator codes for MFDIQNYYSFIGAILLFQLIPGAGTIAILNATARNGIKAGLGAVFGTLLGDFVFMIAALAGLAAIMQQNPLLFELLQYFGAAYLCWLGIGLLRTKITSDSNNQEPKKAASLYLKQAFFVSITNPKVILFFVAFFPLFLRPNASTTTLVAMIVHVTLISLLYQTLLVLLGNSLALKLKAFPFARRIATRLAGIALIAFGIKLAINNR; via the coding sequence ATGTTTGATATTCAGAACTATTACAGCTTTATTGGAGCCATTTTACTGTTTCAATTGATTCCAGGGGCAGGAACCATTGCCATTTTAAATGCAACCGCTCGAAATGGCATCAAAGCAGGGCTTGGGGCAGTTTTTGGAACACTCCTAGGTGATTTTGTATTTATGATAGCTGCACTTGCAGGGCTAGCAGCCATTATGCAACAGAACCCTCTTCTTTTTGAGCTTTTACAGTACTTTGGCGCAGCGTATTTGTGTTGGTTGGGTATTGGTTTACTGCGCACAAAAATAACATCTGATTCAAACAATCAAGAACCCAAAAAAGCCGCTTCGTTGTATTTGAAGCAAGCCTTTTTTGTCAGTATCACCAATCCAAAAGTCATACTCTTCTTTGTCGCATTTTTCCCACTCTTCTTACGTCCTAATGCTTCTACAACTACGTTGGTTGCAATGATTGTGCATGTTACGCTTATTAGCCTTCTTTATCAAACACTTTTAGTGCTTTTAGGCAATTCACTCGCACTCAAACTCAAAGCATTTCCATTTGCAAGACGTATTGCTACTCGTTTAGCGGGAATCGCGCTCATTGCATTTGGTATAAAATTAGCTATCAACAATCGCTAG
- a CDS encoding sulfatase-like hydrolase/transferase — protein MLWLSTGLFILALLTSKNRTRTHKSALLGAGCIFIYVLLSAFYIVSNYFTGEGINDAVIFHLRYGLDGSGFGDYYLIIAVGVGLFIASLALSIFYYRLVKNDVFEHHQKLKHIISIVALIVSFIVHPTIRFLGESGLKSIGIENPLSFQYSFSDYYQDPSLTSISEDHPNVVYIFAESFEDTYFDEKIFPSLVKELRPIREQSISFTEIKQALGTSWTIAGMTAVQCGIPLVTPSTNSHSPQGNSMSKMSTFYSGAVCMSDMLHKEGYKLIYRSGSPLEFAGVDKLYKTHQFDDIKGIKELKPLLQNPGYQTPWGLYDDTLFEISLNDFKKYSKSKQKFAMFISTMDTHHPYGHVSKSCKAQQYKDGANSMLNAVACADELIARFIKQIQDSPYGKNTIIVVGSDHLAMHNMAIDDLMKGERRNQFMIIDPRTTGGKKVENVGTTLDIGATLLPLLGYEAKLGLGRNLLGEAASLEASLDHFDAILSAWSKEISRFWEFPKIEQDLVLDTTKNNLKIGTTLYKFPILLRLSDNLEVSPFFEVKLKFFETAKLYGYLHDYHADDAFLWVDKCSRIVTLEPENNNSVKSSNKFCYALGKLGGDITIERLNAEKKLTLDVLNQTLTLPYEDEKAVRRREGLTSIKEK, from the coding sequence ATGCTATGGTTATCCACAGGACTTTTTATACTTGCCTTACTTACCTCTAAAAATCGAACACGAACGCATAAGAGCGCATTGCTTGGTGCGGGATGTATTTTCATCTATGTGCTACTTAGTGCGTTTTATATTGTCTCTAACTATTTTACAGGAGAAGGAATTAATGATGCAGTTATTTTCCATCTCCGCTATGGACTTGATGGTTCAGGCTTTGGTGATTATTATTTAATCATTGCGGTTGGAGTAGGGCTTTTTATTGCAAGCTTGGCACTTTCTATTTTTTACTATCGCTTAGTCAAAAATGATGTATTTGAACACCATCAAAAATTAAAGCATATTATCTCTATTGTAGCGTTGATCGTATCGTTTATCGTACATCCTACCATCAGATTTTTGGGTGAAAGTGGACTAAAATCTATTGGTATAGAAAATCCACTTAGCTTTCAATACAGTTTTAGTGATTATTACCAAGATCCTTCGCTTACATCTATTAGTGAAGATCATCCTAATGTTGTTTATATCTTTGCTGAAAGCTTCGAAGATACCTATTTTGATGAGAAAATTTTCCCTTCGCTTGTCAAAGAGTTACGACCTATTAGAGAGCAAAGCATCTCCTTTACGGAGATCAAACAAGCCCTTGGTACGAGTTGGACGATTGCTGGAATGACAGCAGTGCAGTGTGGTATTCCTTTGGTGACACCATCAACCAACTCTCATTCTCCACAGGGTAACTCGATGTCAAAAATGAGTACATTTTATTCGGGTGCTGTGTGTATGAGCGATATGCTGCACAAAGAGGGATATAAATTGATTTATCGCAGTGGTTCACCACTTGAATTTGCAGGTGTCGATAAACTGTACAAAACCCATCAATTCGATGATATTAAGGGTATCAAAGAGCTTAAGCCATTACTTCAAAATCCAGGGTATCAGACACCATGGGGCTTATACGATGATACACTCTTTGAAATTTCATTAAATGATTTTAAAAAGTACTCTAAAAGCAAACAAAAATTTGCGATGTTTATATCTACGATGGATACACATCATCCTTATGGACACGTTTCAAAAAGTTGTAAGGCCCAGCAGTACAAAGATGGTGCCAATTCAATGCTAAACGCTGTTGCATGTGCGGATGAATTGATTGCTCGTTTTATTAAACAGATACAAGATTCACCGTACGGCAAAAATACGATTATCGTTGTTGGATCAGACCATCTTGCGATGCACAATATGGCGATAGATGATCTCATGAAAGGCGAACGCCGTAATCAATTTATGATTATAGACCCAAGGACTACTGGTGGTAAAAAAGTTGAGAATGTAGGTACGACACTTGATATTGGTGCGACACTTTTACCTTTATTAGGCTATGAAGCAAAACTTGGACTTGGTCGTAACCTTTTAGGTGAAGCAGCGTCGTTAGAAGCCTCACTAGATCATTTTGATGCGATTTTGAGTGCGTGGTCAAAGGAGATCAGTCGTTTTTGGGAGTTCCCAAAAATCGAGCAAGATTTGGTCCTTGATACCACAAAAAACAATTTGAAAATTGGCACAACTCTGTATAAATTTCCTATACTACTTCGTTTGAGTGATAACTTAGAAGTCAGCCCTTTCTTTGAAGTCAAGCTCAAATTTTTTGAAACAGCTAAATTGTATGGATATTTGCATGATTATCATGCCGACGATGCCTTTTTGTGGGTAGATAAATGCTCGCGTATTGTTACGTTGGAGCCTGAGAATAACAATAGCGTGAAAAGCAGCAATAAATTCTGTTATGCCCTAGGAAAACTTGGTGGAGATATTACAATTGAGCGATTAAATGCTGAGAAAAAACTCACGTTGGATGTTCTCAATCAAACACTCACACTCCCTTATGAAGATGAAAAAGCGGTACGAAGAAGAGAAGGTTTAACCAGCATTAAAGAGAAGTAG
- a CDS encoding methyl-accepting chemotaxis protein, which produces MSVNLLLIGANEATTQELVSLVDATLSTTAVYQKATLSNYQNYDAANYDLIVCFANRYDEMVKKYGKEKVISVEFVPPTDFFVAVSRIPAGEKVVIFNNSTSGASVLLKFLKFYRLDHVTYRIVAFDECSDGETREALGEAKYIIGTDGYVSAGKALYTKYSNYLRPDVTVMPSPPRTATAESVSGLAQIVTAINSDKALQEARDISKKLAEQTKEISIITQSASKSIEDTANTIVVVNSKLAAEVQNVQVTNNMALELTEAVEQIGNITTAIKYIASETNLLALNATIEAARAGDHGRGFAVVASEVRKLSDQSNKSTDNIRLSIMDVQKVVDQIVPALQRTVDEIIKTQSEVERISIAAQEESRAMNEIIKKLQVIVDVSQALNVAENQHA; this is translated from the coding sequence ATGAGTGTGAATCTACTGTTAATCGGAGCAAATGAAGCAACAACACAGGAGTTGGTTTCCTTAGTTGATGCAACACTTTCGACGACGGCTGTTTATCAAAAAGCTACTTTAAGTAACTATCAAAATTATGATGCTGCAAATTATGATTTAATTGTCTGTTTTGCCAATCGTTATGACGAAATGGTAAAAAAATATGGCAAAGAAAAAGTGATCTCCGTTGAATTTGTGCCGCCAACAGATTTTTTTGTTGCTGTTAGTCGTATTCCTGCTGGTGAAAAAGTTGTTATTTTTAACAACAGTACATCCGGTGCAAGTGTCCTTTTAAAATTTTTAAAATTTTATAGATTAGATCATGTAACCTATCGCATTGTTGCATTTGATGAGTGTAGCGATGGTGAAACACGAGAAGCATTAGGTGAAGCAAAATATATTATTGGAACCGATGGTTATGTTTCAGCGGGAAAAGCACTTTATACCAAATACAGCAATTATTTACGCCCTGATGTAACGGTTATGCCAAGTCCTCCTCGTACAGCAACCGCTGAGAGTGTCAGTGGTTTAGCGCAAATTGTAACAGCGATCAATAGCGATAAAGCACTTCAAGAAGCACGCGATATCTCTAAAAAATTAGCAGAACAAACGAAAGAAATTTCCATCATTACACAAAGCGCTTCAAAATCTATCGAAGACACTGCCAATACTATCGTTGTTGTCAATTCAAAACTTGCTGCAGAAGTACAAAATGTTCAAGTGACCAATAACATGGCGCTAGAGTTAACCGAAGCGGTAGAACAAATTGGCAATATTACAACGGCAATAAAATACATCGCAAGTGAAACAAACCTGTTAGCACTCAATGCGACCATAGAAGCAGCGCGCGCGGGAGATCATGGTCGTGGTTTTGCGGTTGTTGCAAGTGAAGTACGTAAACTTTCAGACCAAAGTAATAAATCAACTGATAATATTCGCCTCTCTATTATGGATGTACAAAAAGTGGTTGATCAGATTGTTCCTGCTTTGCAGCGAACGGTTGATGAAATCATTAAAACACAATCTGAAGTCGAGCGCATTAGTATCGCTGCGCAAGAAGAGAGTAGAGCTATGAATGAAATTATTAAAAAACTTCAAGTGATCGTCGATGTTTCTCAAGCATTGAATGTCGCTGAAAATCAACACGCTTAA
- a CDS encoding P-II family nitrogen regulator, with product MKKIEAIIKPFKLEDVKDALAELDITGMTVSEVKGYGRQQGHSELYRGAEYVVDFLPKIKIEVVVVDELVDKVIDVIVKSARTGKIGDGKIFVSNVEKSVRIRTGELDNEAV from the coding sequence ATGAAAAAAATTGAAGCAATTATCAAACCATTTAAACTTGAAGATGTCAAAGATGCTCTTGCAGAACTTGACATCACGGGTATGACAGTAAGCGAAGTTAAAGGGTATGGAAGACAACAAGGGCATTCTGAGCTTTACAGAGGTGCAGAGTATGTGGTAGATTTCTTACCAAAAATTAAAATCGAAGTGGTCGTTGTTGACGAACTCGTTGACAAAGTCATCGATGTGATTGTAAAAAGTGCGCGTACTGGTAAAATCGGTGATGGAAAGATCTTTGTTTCCAATGTCGAAAAGAGTGTTCGTATCAGAACAGGCGAGCTTGATAACGAAGCGGTATAA